The sequence below is a genomic window from Gossypium hirsutum isolate 1008001.06 chromosome A11, Gossypium_hirsutum_v2.1, whole genome shotgun sequence.
gtggcataaaactattgaaaagggatacagatgacatggcgtcactgtttcatacaattctttctcttgaattaaataaattatgtaaacataGATAGTGTTGTACACTTAgttaatcataaaatttatataattaaaaaactttaaaaagaatCCCTATGTAAACTTGGCACAATAAGAAGTATGCCGTGCCAGTTGTTCAAATTTTTCTTATTTGCAAGAATGCCTTGCTGTAGAATATATATGATTAGATATTGGATTAAAGATTCCTCTGTAGCTGCGATGGCGGTCCACACGGTTCCTATAGTTTTTTATTGTCTGCCTTCATCTGCGGCTCTTGGATGTTCAAATCGTGCAGTGATGAAATCAATTCCAGCAGCTTGGGTCTTATGTCTAACCCACTTAACCATGGGCATCGGCAATGACGCCCCAAAATCACAAGTAGAAAATAACACTAGGGCGAAGCCAGGACTTATTAGAGGGACCGGACccaaacaaaatattaaaagtttagggggcaaagattaaaattttgtttaaaaaagagttaaattaaatattttgtaacTAGGAGAGACTAAAATCGCAGTTACTCCATTTGGTCGAGGGGACCACGCCCTTCAAGTTTTTGTTTCTAAGGCTTAAAAAGAATGATTGAGATCCTTTtgagttgaaataattaaaaaagtaaaagttgatAGCATGGGTTTGGCTGTCAAAGGCCTTCCCTACTCCCTCCTCCTTATTTCTCTTCTTTTGAGCATTCATGCATGCAGGCCATAATTTCACATTATTCTTCAAACTTGGAGGTTGATGCTGCCAATTGCCTATCTATCATCCTTTTCTACTTCAATTTATAAACCTTGAAAATACCACCTCcttctctttatatatataatttcacttgcttctatttaaattattattcttAAAATATACATCATATAGTCTCataaaagaatgtataaatttaaagTGCAAATTATGTAAAGTATGAGTCAAGACTCAATCGATTAATAGTGAGTATCATAACACAActagataaaaaattatttatattataaaaattaaaaataatcataagatataaataaagaatacaattttattttatttgaataaaaatatatttatttaatttgtgaacaactaaataattttaaatataacgaaataaaattaaaaaaatccaacTCAACATTACAATTTACGTCAatcttttactttttagatttttctGTTTAGAGCTACCCACGATGAATTTCACAATAGTTATGATTTCTATCTAGATTTGTCTAGAGATTGAGTAGTAATTGTGTTAGATttagagctgatcatgggctgGGTGGCCCGGCCCAgtccgaaggcccgcccgaaaaatgggagggtttgggtaaaaatataggcctgaaaaatgggcttgggcaaaaaaatgaggcccgttttcGGGCCTCGGGTAAGGGTTTTTTGGCCTGgccccggcccggcccgaattatatattaatatatattttttattttatttttaattattttaaaattttaatataaccattttttattatattattaatttgtgtattgttttaagaattgttttagtattatttttatttgttttaatatttgtttttatgtttttaaatatatttgatttattatatttttaaactttttttatttaatgaaataaaaaatttaatatgggccggactcgggcttagtaattttatttcgggccaggcttgggcaaaattttaggcccatatttcgggtctggccgggcccgggcctagtagatgggcctaaaaatttataTGGCCCGGCCTGAACCCAGCccagcccggcccatgatcacctctagttagatttaaacaataattttgtaTCATAGACCGGTTCAACTTGaatctaatttaaataaaaaatatttttaaattaaaatttaattgttaatattaattaaaaatatattttttaatattttatttttttaacagtaAAATGAGATTTTTGAATGAGTCAGCCCGAAAATAGGTCCGGGCTAAAGCCGGGCCCATGGACAGCCCTTGCTGACTCGGGgcttaaaggttttttttttcccttcatttAGTCAAAATCCAGCAAATGCATCTTAAATGACATATGGCTGCAGACGGCCAAAATAATggttaaacaaacataaaatatatatttctaaccaaaaaaaaaaaaaaactgaaataccCGTCATTATTCCCAATTTATTTGGGCACCTAACGTTTTTCTATGAGCACCCTATAATAAAGCatccttttgttctttttttggCTAAAATGTGctataagtccctatacttttctaaaattagaaattcagtccctatacttttatttcataaaatttaatctttctacttttcagatttcaaaattaatatctaattattaacaatgttaaatttttttttaaaatttattgctatgatattttttaaataaaaaaataaaaagactaaatttcatgaaataaaaataaaaatactaaattcctaatttttaaaaagtattaaaattttttttattttactgtttAGTACTTTAGATGAGATTCCAAGTCGGTTGTTGGACTGACACATTACTTTGCTTATGATAACTTTTCTTtataaagaaaaacttgaaatgaagttgtaaaataaattgagataaatattttaatataaaaattttagaataatgGATGAAAATTGAAAGAAAGTAGATGAGggtgaaatttatattttttaattgttgtaataagAACAAATTTACttgggttaaaattttattgacaaaaataataatattaataatatatgaaaattaatattaaaaccaAGATTTCATATTATATCAAACAAAATTTATACCCAAATTTAAAAGTTGATAGTTATTTATTtagtgaaagaaaaagaaaaagaaaaaacagtttgttttggaaaataaataaattccttatatattatgaaatataattgAAGTTGAAACtggaaaaaaggaaataaaaacttaattattgTGATTTTTAGAAAATGAAAAGCATAAAACATTTTGATATCAAAATTActgattttgttaaaaattattaacttATCAAAAGTAAATTAGTGAAATGGCAAGTGCAGAAGCAAAAAATGTGAGTACACGTGGAGACAGGTCAGTGGGTGAAACTTTTGAACTGTTTTTCTTTGATGGGCATTGGCATGGCAGTGCCGTTTTCATGGTTTATTTTAATAGGAAGGAACAAAATATTCGGGCGAAGATTGCTCCTCTCCATGATCCCTTAACAAAAACCAAGATATCTTTTCTTGTAGATTTCTTTGAATCGTCAAAATCtaagattttcttttctctttcttcgCTTATTCCTTAATGGTTTCCATGTCTTCGCTTTGTTCTATAATTTAGTTAAAAGAGAGTCTTGCATGCTTTTGGGGCTCTTCTTTTACATTTCCAAAGAAAATACATCTTTTtctacttgtttttttttttttgtatttcaagaTCCAAAAGGTTTTTAAGGGTTTGAAAATATGTTGCAAAGAGCTGCTAGCAATGCCTATTCATGGTGGTGGGCTAGCCATATTAGAACAAAACAGTCGAAATGGATGGAACAAAACCTTAAAGGTAATTCATCTGTTACTagatatttttttcattaaattgttATCGAAAGTATAATCATTTCTGGGTTTGGGCTGATATATTTGCTTTTCCTATTttattggatttttaatttatgaATGAAAGCTGGAATTTGGGTATGAGTTTCCAGTCTTTTTTCTGATAATCTGTTATATAAATAACACATTGTAAATGCAGATTGACAAATAGAGTTCGATTAACATAGTTGATCAATCCATAGTATTGAAACAAATAAAGGAAatctaagaaaaataaagaatccaTTAAACAAACTTACTTCTCTAAGCATTGCATTTGGATTTGAGACACTCGAGCAATATCTGTATGACTGGAAAGCTGTCTAAAAAAACACAATGAATTGCAGATATTGAGGAAAAGGTATCCATTGTGATTAAACTCATTGACGAAGATGGAGATTCATTTGCCAAGAGAGCAGAAATGTACTACAAAAAGAGGCCAGAATTGATTCAATTTGTGGAAGAATTTTACAAAGCTTACCGTGCCTTAGCCGAACGGTACGATCACATATCAACAGAGCTGCAAAATGCAAACAACACAATTGCTTCTGTTTGTCCGGAGCAGGCCCAGTTTGCAATGGATGATGACGAGGAATGTGGCTCACCCAAATTCGCAAAGTCTCCAGTAAACTATAAAGGCGATGTCCCCAAGGTTCCAGACCTTCCTGTCAAAGATTTGAAGAGTTTAATAACATCAGCCACGAAGAAAACGGAACCTAAGAAACCAACGAAAGTCACTACTGATGCGGTTCCTAAATCTGGTTTGACCAAGGCTGAGGGACTTGAAGAGATTCATAAGCTTCAGAAACGAATCCTGGCATTGCAGACTGAAAAACAGTTTGTTAAGGGCTCTTATGAGAGTGGACTAGCCAAATACTGGGAAATAGAAGATGAGATAAAAGCATTGCAAGAGAAAGTTTACAGTTTGGAAGATGAATTCGGTGAAGGTAAGGTCATTGAAGATGATGAAGCTCGAACCCTTATGACAGCGAAAGCTATACAATCATGCAAAGAGACATTGACTCAGATGCAGGAGAAGCAAGACAGGTCAGTCGTGGAAGCAGAAGTGGAGCAGAAAAGGATCAAGGATGCCAGGGAGAAACTGGATTCTCTCAAGAACAAGTTTCACTTAACTGAAGTCGGTTGGGAACGACCATCTGATGTACATAACTCAGGAATAGTAGCAGAAAGGTCTAAAAAATTTGAACAAGAAGCAAGTGATACTACCCAAAAGAGAAAGGAGATCGAGACCTCGATACCAAAGATGAAGGAGCAATTTGAGTTTGGCCCTTGTGAATCTTTGACTGTAGCAGAAATGGTGGAGAAGGTTGATGAACTTGTGAACAAGGTAATCAGCTTAGAAACTGCATTCTCATCTCAGGAAGCTCTTATCCAGAGACTTAGAACTGAGACTGATGAGCTTCAAGCCCAGATTCAGACCTTGGAAGATGATAAGGCCACACTGATTCATGTAAAGAATGATTTGAGGAACAAGCTAATGGAGATGGAGGAGAAGTTTCATGGGATTCAGGATTTGAATCAGAGTGTTGAAGACCAGAATAACAATCTCCAAACTCATTTTACTGAAGCACATTCTAATATTGATCACCTTTCAGAGAAGGTGCACAGTATGAAGCCGGGTGAGAAGCTTGAAATAGAGAAGAGCTCTTCAGGGGAAGCCAAATCTTCAAAGGAAGAGGAGATTGGAGATTATGGCAAAATGCCAAAAGAGGTTAAagcaggcaaggagtttgtggtaGAGCATGCATCAGAAAGGGAGAACTCTCCAGCTGAAGTCAAATCCTCAAAAGAGTCTGAAGAGAGGAGCAATCTGGATGCAAGTGATGGCTGCAAAAGCCTGCAGTCTGCAAAACAAGCTATGGTTGTGGTCTCTGATTCACTATCAAGAGAAGAGGATTGTGTGGTTAAAGTGTCATCGACAAAAGAATTGGAAGAACGAGGAGAAAAACTAGATCATTCTGATGGTTGTACGAAGGGTGGGGATGCAGAATCAGAAGTAAGGGAGGATCTGAAACTAGAAAAGAGGGAGGAGGCAGAAGAACATGattctgttagaacttctacagATGAAGGAGGCGTTCACCATGAAACTTCTAAGCCTTCGGAGAAATGTGAAGACCTGATAGCAGAGAACAAAGTTGATAAGCAACCTCCTTTGCTGATAGTGGACAACACTCTTGTAAAAGTTGAATCCAAAGAACAGGAAAGAAGGCTAGAAGATGCATCAAAGGGTGGGGATACAGAACCAAAAGCAAGGGAGGATCTGAAACGAGAAGAGAGGGAGGAGGCAGAAGAACATGATTCTGTTAGAACTTCTAAAAATGAAGGAGGTGTTCACCAAGAAACTTCTAAGCCTTCAGAGAAACGTGAAGACCAGGTAGCAGAAGAGACAGTTGATAAGCAAGCTCCTTTGCTGACAGTGGACGCTGTTGCCAAAGTTGGATCGAAAGATCAGGAAAGAGGGCAAGAAGATGATCCAAAGGGTGGGGATACAGAACCAAAAACAAGGGAGGATCTAAAACTAAAAGAGGAGGAGGATGCAAAAGAACATGattctgttagaacttctacaaATGAAGGAGGTGTTCACCATGAAACTTCTGAGCCTTCAGATAAACATGAAGACCAGGTAGCCGAAGACGAAGTTGATAAGCAAGCTCCTTTGCTGACAGTGGACGCTGTTGCCAAAGTTGGATCAAAAGATCAGGAAAGAGGGCAAGAAGATGAATCAAAGGGTGGGGATACAGAACCAAAAGCAAGGGGGGATCTGAAACTAGAAGAGGAGGATGCAAAAGAACATGattctgttagaacttctacaaATGAAGGAGGTGTTCACCATGAAACTTCTAAGCCTTCGGAGAAATGTGAAGACCTGATAGCAGAAGACAAAGTTGACAAGCAAGCTCCTTTTCTGACCATGGATGCTGTTGCCAAAGTTGGAGCAAAAGACCAGGAAAGAGGGGAAGAAGATGAGCCTGACTGGAAGCAGTTGTTCTCGAAAGGTATGGGAGACAGGGAGAGGACTCTGTTGACAGAATATACTATGGCACTTCGGAAATACAAGGAAGTGAAAAAGAAGCTCGTGGAAGTAGAGGCAAATAACCAGAATATGTTGTTTGATATTATGTTGCAGCTAAAGGAACTGAAGAGCCATAATGCCATGAAAGATGAAGAGATTCGATCCTTGCGTCAGAAATTAAACCTTTTACAGACAAGTATTGCTGAAATCAACAGTACTGATCAATATGTTGATCCTAGAATAAGCACTGAGAAACCAGTAGTGACTGAAACATCAATAGCACCAGCACACAAGGAGGAAGGAAATGAACCAACGGTAATGAACCAGCCTCCAACAATGTCAGCAATTGAAGCAAAGTTCCGGATGAACATTGATGCATTGCTAGAAGAAAACTTGGAATTCTGGTTTAGATTCGGCACTGCGTTTCATGAGGTGCAGAAATTTGAAAATGGAGTGAAAGATTTAGTGGGTGAGGTATCAAAACTTGGAGAAAGACAAAAGCAAGAGGGAAGTAGCACAAAAAAATATTCACTAAAATCAGATGTGCGACCCTTGTATGAACATCTGAAGGAAATACAGCATGAAGTGACTCTCTGGGTGGAAAACAGTGCATCACTAAAAGAAGAACTGAAGAAGCGATTTTCATCTTTGTGTGAAATTCAAGAAGAAATAACGAAGGCTTTGAAAGCAAGCGCTGAAGATGATGATTTCAGCTTCACAAGCTACCAAGCAGTGAAATTCCAAGGTGAGATTTTGAACATGAAACAGGAGAATAACAAAGTTGCAGATGAACTGCAAGCTGGTTACAATCGTGTTACAGCACTACAGATTGAAATTGAAAGAAGTCTGGCGAAGTTGAGTGATGATTGGGATCTTTCTGGATCAAAGAGCCATCAAAGTAGCGAACCACAACAGTCACATAGTCGGTCTGGGGTTCCTTTGAGGTCATTTATCTTTGGTGCCAAACTAAAGAAGCAGAAGGCATCGATTTTTTCCTTTGTACAACCTACACTGCATCGGAAGTTCAGTAGTTCAAGAAGTGGCAACCAATAGATATAAATAGATTGGTTGCCTGTATAAGCTCATacttaaaaaaagttttttttttccctttttctcaaACTTGATTTCTTCCTTTTGTGAATGCAGCAGTTtccttttctcattttatttaatAACTGGGAAACTATGTTTTCAGTTGGCTGTAGATGTTCTATTTCATACATAGTCTGTACTTACAAACGTGATAGGAATATTCACTTATTTGTATCCTTCATTCTCATTTAACTCAGCTTTAGCAAATTGCCTCAACTTTTTCTAGTTTAATTGTTCCAATG
It includes:
- the LOC107943736 gene encoding protein NETWORKED 2A — protein: MLQRAASNAYSWWWASHIRTKQSKWMEQNLKDIEEKVSIVIKLIDEDGDSFAKRAEMYYKKRPELIQFVEEFYKAYRALAERYDHISTELQNANNTIASVCPEQAQFAMDDDEECGSPKFAKSPVNYKGDVPKVPDLPVKDLKSLITSATKKTEPKKPTKVTTDAVPKSGLTKAEGLEEIHKLQKRILALQTEKQFVKGSYESGLAKYWEIEDEIKALQEKVYSLEDEFGEGKVIEDDEARTLMTAKAIQSCKETLTQMQEKQDRSVVEAEVEQKRIKDAREKLDSLKNKFHLTEVGWERPSDVHNSGIVAERSKKFEQEASDTTQKRKEIETSIPKMKEQFEFGPCESLTVAEMVEKVDELVNKVISLETAFSSQEALIQRLRTETDELQAQIQTLEDDKATLIHVKNDLRNKLMEMEEKFHGIQDLNQSVEDQNNNLQTHFTEAHSNIDHLSEKVHSMKPGEKLEIEKSSSGEAKSSKEEEIGDYGKMPKEVKAGKEFVVEHASERENSPAEVKSSKESEERSNLDASDGCKSLQSAKQAMVVVSDSLSREEDCVVKVSSTKELEERGEKLDHSDGCTKGGDAESEVREDLKLEKREEAEEHDSVRTSTDEGGVHHETSKPSEKCEDLIAENKVDKQPPLLIVDNTLVKVESKEQERRLEDASKGGDTEPKAREDLKREEREEAEEHDSVRTSKNEGGVHQETSKPSEKREDQVAEETVDKQAPLLTVDAVAKVGSKDQERGQEDDPKGGDTEPKTREDLKLKEEEDAKEHDSVRTSTNEGGVHHETSEPSDKHEDQVAEDEVDKQAPLLTVDAVAKVGSKDQERGQEDESKGGDTEPKARGDLKLEEEDAKEHDSVRTSTNEGGVHHETSKPSEKCEDLIAEDKVDKQAPFLTMDAVAKVGAKDQERGEEDEPDWKQLFSKGMGDRERTLLTEYTMALRKYKEVKKKLVEVEANNQNMLFDIMLQLKELKSHNAMKDEEIRSLRQKLNLLQTSIAEINSTDQYVDPRISTEKPVVTETSIAPAHKEEGNEPTVMNQPPTMSAIEAKFRMNIDALLEENLEFWFRFGTAFHEVQKFENGVKDLVGEVSKLGERQKQEGSSTKKYSLKSDVRPLYEHLKEIQHEVTLWVENSASLKEELKKRFSSLCEIQEEITKALKASAEDDDFSFTSYQAVKFQGEILNMKQENNKVADELQAGYNRVTALQIEIERSLAKLSDDWDLSGSKSHQSSEPQQSHSRSGVPLRSFIFGAKLKKQKASIFSFVQPTLHRKFSSSRSGNQ